The following proteins come from a genomic window of Burkholderia stabilis:
- the mdcE gene encoding biotin-independent malonate decarboxylase subunit gamma, protein MTLDEVLNSLFPAGHSIARTGGLLTGHADLAGTRVDVIGVADRLPFGIDEALTLASHVLDTIARGGDTSILVLVDSDSQRMSKRDELLGLNEGLSHLAKCLMHADLAGHRTIGVLSGHTAAGAFIATALATRTLLAVPGAEPEVMDLPSMSRVTKLPIDQLKEMSRSTPVFAPGLDNLVKMGAVDAVLDPARALDAQVAEWLGKPADRVDRRAARGRPVAADVARRVEALARDAR, encoded by the coding sequence ATGACGCTCGATGAAGTACTGAATTCGCTGTTCCCCGCAGGCCATTCGATCGCACGCACCGGCGGCCTGCTGACCGGCCACGCGGATCTGGCTGGCACGCGCGTCGACGTGATCGGTGTTGCGGACCGTTTGCCGTTCGGCATCGACGAAGCGCTGACGCTCGCGTCGCACGTGCTCGACACGATCGCGCGCGGCGGTGATACGTCGATCCTCGTGCTCGTCGACAGCGACAGCCAGCGGATGAGCAAGCGCGACGAACTGCTCGGCCTGAACGAAGGGCTGTCGCATCTCGCGAAATGCCTGATGCACGCGGATCTCGCCGGGCACCGGACGATCGGCGTGCTGTCCGGCCACACGGCCGCCGGCGCGTTCATCGCGACCGCGCTCGCGACGCGCACGCTGCTCGCGGTGCCGGGCGCCGAGCCGGAGGTGATGGATCTGCCGTCGATGTCGCGCGTGACCAAGCTGCCGATCGACCAACTGAAGGAGATGTCGCGCTCGACGCCGGTGTTCGCGCCGGGGCTCGACAACCTCGTGAAGATGGGCGCCGTCGACGCCGTGCTCGACCCGGCCCGCGCGCTCGACGCGCAGGTCGCGGAGTGGCTCGGCAAGCCGGCCGATCGCGTCGATCGCCGCGCGGCGCGCGGCCGGCCGGTGGCGGCCGATGTCGCGCGGCGCGTCGAGGCACTCGCGCGTGACGCACGCTGA
- the mdcG gene encoding malonate decarboxylase holo-[acyl-carrier-protein] synthase, whose amino-acid sequence MTHAEMPLRRHTLVTLTAAGWGAAFARDPALAADPLVRAWAAHAWPLIVRRASPDEADAGRVPLGLPLPPSAGKRRIALNVAADALATVGPLPALADVLGAAPDAWHAPLRELDALGARCGVQGRVFGSLAWQALTGEPYLGPSSDLDIVFPLPDAASLAPLLDGLAAIDARAPMRIDGELLRDDGAGVNWRELHARLPEVAVKTAIAVELMAADAFTGGGAR is encoded by the coding sequence GTGACGCACGCTGAAATGCCGCTGCGCCGCCACACGCTCGTCACGCTGACGGCGGCGGGGTGGGGCGCGGCGTTCGCGCGCGATCCCGCGCTCGCGGCCGATCCGCTCGTACGTGCGTGGGCCGCGCACGCGTGGCCGTTGATCGTGCGCCGCGCGTCGCCCGACGAGGCCGATGCCGGCCGCGTGCCGCTCGGCCTGCCGCTGCCGCCTTCGGCGGGCAAGCGGCGCATCGCGCTGAACGTCGCCGCCGACGCGCTTGCAACGGTCGGCCCGCTGCCCGCGCTGGCCGACGTGCTCGGCGCGGCGCCCGACGCATGGCACGCGCCGTTGCGCGAGCTCGATGCGCTCGGCGCGCGCTGCGGCGTCCAGGGCCGCGTGTTCGGCAGCCTCGCGTGGCAGGCGCTGACGGGCGAGCCATACCTCGGTCCGTCGTCCGATCTCGACATCGTGTTTCCGCTGCCGGACGCCGCGTCGCTCGCGCCGCTGCTCGACGGCCTCGCGGCGATCGACGCACGCGCGCCGATGCGTATCGACGGCGAACTGCTGCGCGACGACGGCGCGGGCGTCAACTGGCGCGAACTGCACGCGCGGTTGCCCGAAGTGGCGGTCAAGACCGCGATCGCCGTCGAATTGATGGCCGCCGACGCATTCACCGGAGGAGGCGCGCGATGA
- a CDS encoding biotin-independent malonate decarboxylase subunit beta, translating to MMNDVIHDAPAFVANGASWYEASARQRIDELLDAGSFSEFLGPAERVTSPHLPLFDLPQQFDDGMVVGHGRLDGKPVFVAAQEGRFMGGAFGEVHGAKLTGLLRAAREVGKPVLILFDTGGVRLQEANAGELAIAEIMRALVDARAAGVPVIGLIGGRAGCYGGGGLLAACCSALAVSEQGRISVSGPEVIETNRGVEEFDAKDRALIWRTMGGKHRRLIGGADRYVADTPDAFRAAALELLGNAPTFDAAMLRAEQVRLEARVERFGACEDALDVWRALGAEAPEAIPGMPDDAFATLADQLQEPQHDAR from the coding sequence ATGATGAACGACGTGATCCATGATGCACCCGCGTTCGTCGCGAACGGTGCGAGCTGGTACGAAGCGTCCGCGCGGCAGCGTATCGACGAGCTGCTCGACGCGGGCAGCTTCAGCGAATTCCTCGGGCCGGCCGAGCGCGTGACGAGCCCGCACCTGCCGCTGTTCGACCTGCCGCAGCAGTTCGACGACGGGATGGTGGTCGGCCATGGCCGGCTCGACGGCAAGCCGGTGTTCGTCGCCGCGCAGGAAGGCCGTTTCATGGGCGGCGCGTTCGGCGAAGTGCACGGCGCGAAGCTCACGGGGCTGCTGCGCGCCGCGCGCGAAGTCGGCAAGCCGGTGCTGATCCTGTTCGATACGGGCGGCGTGCGGCTACAGGAAGCGAACGCGGGCGAGCTCGCGATCGCCGAGATCATGCGCGCGCTCGTCGACGCGCGGGCGGCCGGCGTGCCGGTGATCGGGCTGATCGGCGGGCGTGCGGGCTGCTACGGCGGCGGCGGGTTGCTCGCCGCGTGCTGTTCGGCACTCGCGGTGTCGGAGCAGGGGCGCATCAGCGTGTCGGGCCCCGAAGTGATCGAGACCAATCGCGGCGTCGAGGAATTCGACGCGAAGGACCGCGCGCTGATCTGGCGCACGATGGGCGGCAAGCACCGGCGGCTGATCGGCGGCGCGGATCGGTATGTCGCCGATACGCCGGACGCATTCCGCGCGGCGGCGCTCGAATTGCTCGGCAATGCGCCGACGTTCGATGCGGCGATGCTGCGCGCGGAACAGGTACGCCTCGAAGCGCGGGTCGAGCGGTTCGGTGCGTGCGAGGACGCGCTCGACGTGTGGCGCGCGCTTGGTGCAGAGGCGCCCGAAGCGATTCCCGGAATGCCCGACGATGCGTTCGCCACGCTTGCCGACCAGTTACAGGAGCCGCAGCATGACGCTCGATGA